One Acidobacteriota bacterium genomic window carries:
- a CDS encoding cobaltochelatase subunit CobN produces MTARTEPARERTVRTRLADLWSHRKRIAAAVLAAAVLWGGFAAYQRHLAVTRVAFVNFPGFQLARIERARPHGAVRIEPLDMATLDRAADYPVVYIFGRGLQLEEAQLEHLREAGRRGARLFVQGATNPALDVTNLRGAQLDAVNGYLEFGGADNYARLLNFSRVELDGKAFRSDPVQPPVERSMDVLFHLDDDLTFETVDAFDAYYDAQGLAKPNAPNIALITSVPGPFNANRDHVDAFIQALEGREWNVYPIAAVEKRLDFLKEIEPDLVVLMPHGRLTLGRADEAIAWLRERDIPMLTPLSVFQNHDEWVTDQQGMAGALLTMSVVLPELDGGIAPYAVAAQFTDADGYEIFDVVPGRLDTFCDLVERWLALKAKPNRDKRVAIYYYKGPGKNAMHAGSMEVAPSLLNLLRSLRDAGYTVEGLPETDDEFWELVQAKGPVLGPYARGAFEEYVATGDPALVPAAEYAAWMAADLEPGMRDAVVEQYGPAPGEYMTVGEGDETALAVARVQFGNVVILPQPLPGVGDDTFRLVHGARKAPPHPYVASYLWTRNAFGADAVMHLGTHGSLEFRPWKQIALSTFDWSDALVGGLPHVYVYVMSNIGEGIIAKRRSYATTVTHLTSPFMEGGLYEGLRPLRNRLDSYRNAADGPVRAEHARTIRRLATEMNLHVDLGLDPDAAWSADDFFRLSNHVETIDGEKVAQGLYTLGNAFTEAEVDSTAELMAIDPIAYALARIDTIKRAVDAADLEDEVLFERRYRRRARDAYARRVAGGDADAVLSDLVADADRQHAHAWREAARRPSDDDIIRGFISMGAGSRNRPDATVSAARAGELEDLVARILPHPRKVEFVERMQSEQEFARTSQLLDPVQRERAKTIAAVIPPMAEAIEIAEDPDVFALLEVMQDAALRERTFALLKDPGLVDRVEEEKRRLAAERLAFALDAPQVEALGRAWGHESAGELVTAASEDIEKALEAATFYREHRAALGGQLREVDAPAADRLREILDDPSFDRRLDGAVGAAEIEMEKRAARDAELARAVLTLEASVAGIDRHRQGLRNSTDLELGSVARALGGGYVEPSPGGDPIVNPDAVPTGRNLFSIDAEKTPSPEAWTVGRGLAEALLEEHRRRHDAYPRKVAFTLWPTDFIGTEGATIGQIFYLLGVEPVWDAFGRVADLRLMPAADLGRPRIDVVVQTAGQLRDLAASRLALINRAVAMAAEARDADGHANFVQAGRLRAEEVMKEKGLSPADARRYSTLRVFGGVNGIYGTAIMEMVESGDRWEDDAEVAGQYLRNMGAVYDEGELWSFYAEGIFEAALADTEIVVQPRESHTWGALSLDHVYEFMGGLSMAVRHVTGRDADAYFNDFRNAQRPRVTDLTETVWTEARSTLLNPAYIGEMQEGGASSAEHFAETFRNTYGWNVMKPAAIDDALWNELYEVYVDDRYDIGIEDFFRRENPYALQEMTAVMLETVRKGYWEASARQVEVLAELHTRLVEEFEAGCSGFVCDNAALATFIAEQAPADLAASYRSELQRALTSSVELTEASVVLADQDAEARPADAPANQPPARRLAYLGAIIVAGLLAIALLVLRRRSTT; encoded by the coding sequence CTACCAGCGCCATCTCGCGGTGACCCGAGTCGCCTTCGTCAACTTCCCCGGCTTCCAGCTCGCGCGCATCGAGCGCGCGCGACCGCACGGCGCGGTGCGCATCGAGCCGCTGGACATGGCGACGCTGGACCGGGCCGCCGACTATCCGGTCGTCTACATCTTCGGACGCGGCCTGCAGCTCGAAGAGGCGCAGCTCGAGCACCTGCGCGAAGCCGGCCGCCGGGGCGCGCGCCTGTTCGTGCAGGGGGCCACGAACCCGGCCCTCGACGTCACCAACCTGCGCGGCGCGCAGCTCGACGCCGTCAACGGCTACCTCGAGTTCGGGGGCGCCGACAACTACGCCCGGCTGCTCAACTTCTCGCGCGTCGAGCTCGACGGCAAGGCGTTCCGCTCGGATCCGGTGCAGCCCCCGGTCGAGCGTTCCATGGACGTGCTGTTCCATCTGGACGACGACCTGACGTTCGAGACCGTCGACGCGTTCGACGCCTACTACGACGCGCAGGGTCTGGCGAAACCGAACGCCCCGAACATCGCCCTGATCACCAGCGTGCCCGGCCCGTTCAACGCCAACCGGGATCACGTCGATGCGTTCATCCAAGCGCTTGAGGGCCGCGAGTGGAACGTCTACCCGATTGCCGCCGTCGAGAAGCGCCTCGACTTCCTCAAGGAGATCGAACCCGATCTCGTGGTGCTGATGCCGCACGGCCGGCTCACCCTGGGCCGCGCCGACGAGGCGATCGCGTGGCTGCGGGAGCGCGACATCCCCATGCTGACGCCGCTCTCGGTGTTCCAGAACCACGACGAGTGGGTGACCGACCAGCAGGGAATGGCCGGCGCCCTGCTCACGATGAGCGTCGTGCTACCCGAGCTCGACGGCGGCATCGCACCCTACGCGGTGGCGGCGCAGTTCACCGACGCGGACGGCTACGAGATCTTCGACGTGGTGCCGGGGCGGCTCGACACCTTCTGCGACCTCGTCGAGCGCTGGCTGGCGCTGAAGGCGAAGCCCAACCGCGACAAGCGCGTGGCCATCTACTACTACAAGGGACCGGGCAAGAACGCCATGCACGCCGGCAGCATGGAGGTGGCGCCGAGCCTGCTGAACCTGCTGCGCTCGCTGCGCGACGCCGGCTACACGGTCGAGGGGCTCCCCGAGACCGACGACGAGTTCTGGGAGCTCGTCCAGGCAAAGGGCCCGGTGCTCGGACCGTACGCGCGCGGCGCGTTCGAGGAGTACGTGGCCACCGGCGATCCGGCCCTGGTGCCGGCCGCCGAGTACGCCGCGTGGATGGCGGCGGACCTCGAGCCGGGCATGCGCGACGCCGTCGTCGAGCAGTACGGCCCCGCCCCGGGCGAGTACATGACGGTCGGCGAGGGCGACGAGACCGCGCTGGCGGTGGCCCGCGTGCAGTTCGGCAACGTCGTCATCCTGCCGCAGCCCCTGCCGGGCGTCGGCGACGACACGTTCCGGCTCGTGCACGGCGCGCGGAAGGCCCCGCCCCATCCCTACGTGGCCTCCTACCTGTGGACCCGCAATGCCTTCGGGGCCGACGCCGTGATGCATCTCGGCACGCACGGCAGCCTGGAGTTCAGGCCCTGGAAGCAGATTGCGCTGTCGACATTCGACTGGTCGGACGCCCTCGTCGGCGGGCTCCCGCACGTCTACGTCTACGTCATGAGCAACATAGGCGAGGGGATCATCGCCAAGCGCCGCTCCTACGCCACCACGGTGACCCACCTGACGTCCCCGTTCATGGAGGGCGGGCTGTACGAGGGGCTGCGGCCGCTGCGAAACCGGCTCGACAGTTATCGCAACGCAGCCGACGGGCCGGTCCGGGCGGAGCATGCGCGCACGATCCGACGCCTTGCGACGGAGATGAACCTGCACGTCGACCTCGGCCTCGACCCCGACGCGGCGTGGTCGGCGGACGACTTCTTCCGGCTGAGCAACCACGTCGAGACCATCGACGGGGAGAAGGTCGCGCAGGGCCTCTACACCCTCGGGAACGCCTTCACGGAGGCGGAGGTCGACTCGACGGCGGAGCTGATGGCGATCGATCCGATCGCCTACGCCCTGGCCCGCATCGACACGATCAAGCGTGCGGTCGACGCCGCCGACCTGGAGGACGAGGTGCTCTTCGAGCGCCGCTACCGCCGGCGGGCCCGCGACGCCTATGCGCGGCGGGTGGCGGGCGGCGACGCCGATGCGGTGCTCTCCGACCTGGTGGCGGACGCCGACCGGCAACACGCCCACGCCTGGCGGGAAGCGGCGCGCCGGCCGTCGGACGACGACATCATCCGCGGGTTCATCTCGATGGGCGCGGGCAGCCGCAACCGGCCGGACGCGACCGTGTCCGCAGCCCGCGCGGGCGAACTCGAGGACCTGGTGGCGCGCATCCTGCCGCATCCGCGCAAGGTCGAATTCGTCGAGCGGATGCAATCGGAGCAGGAGTTCGCGCGGACGTCGCAACTGCTGGATCCCGTGCAGCGCGAGCGCGCGAAGACCATCGCCGCGGTCATCCCCCCGATGGCCGAGGCCATCGAGATCGCCGAGGACCCGGACGTTTTCGCCCTGCTGGAGGTGATGCAGGACGCGGCGCTCCGCGAGCGGACCTTCGCCCTGCTGAAGGACCCGGGACTCGTCGACCGCGTTGAGGAGGAAAAGCGGCGGCTGGCGGCGGAGCGGCTCGCGTTCGCCCTCGATGCGCCTCAGGTCGAGGCGCTCGGGCGGGCCTGGGGCCACGAATCGGCCGGCGAGCTGGTGACCGCCGCCAGCGAGGACATCGAGAAGGCCCTGGAAGCAGCCACCTTCTACCGGGAGCACCGCGCGGCGCTCGGCGGCCAGCTTCGGGAGGTCGACGCGCCAGCGGCGGATCGCCTGCGAGAAATCCTCGACGACCCGTCGTTCGACCGGCGCCTCGACGGCGCCGTCGGCGCCGCGGAGATCGAGATGGAGAAGCGAGCGGCCCGGGACGCGGAGCTCGCACGCGCAGTCCTGACGCTGGAAGCGAGCGTCGCCGGCATCGACCGGCATCGGCAGGGCCTGCGCAACAGCACGGATCTGGAGCTCGGGAGCGTGGCACGCGCCCTCGGCGGCGGCTATGTGGAGCCTTCGCCCGGAGGTGACCCCATCGTCAACCCCGACGCCGTCCCCACCGGTCGCAACCTCTTCTCCATCGACGCCGAGAAGACCCCGTCGCCGGAGGCGTGGACGGTGGGGCGCGGTCTGGCGGAGGCGCTCCTCGAGGAGCACCGGCGGCGGCACGACGCGTATCCCCGGAAGGTCGCGTTCACGCTCTGGCCCACCGACTTCATCGGCACCGAGGGCGCGACCATCGGCCAGATCTTCTACCTGCTGGGCGTCGAGCCGGTCTGGGACGCGTTCGGGAGGGTCGCCGACCTGCGCCTGATGCCGGCGGCCGACCTCGGCCGGCCCCGCATCGACGTCGTCGTCCAGACCGCCGGCCAGCTCCGGGACCTCGCCGCCTCGCGCCTCGCGCTCATCAACCGCGCCGTCGCGATGGCGGCCGAGGCTCGCGATGCGGACGGGCACGCCAACTTCGTCCAGGCGGGGCGCCTGCGGGCGGAAGAGGTGATGAAGGAGAAGGGCCTGTCGCCCGCGGACGCGCGCCGCTACTCGACGCTGCGGGTCTTCGGCGGCGTGAACGGCATCTACGGGACGGCCATCATGGAGATGGTCGAAAGTGGCGACCGCTGGGAGGACGATGCCGAGGTTGCCGGCCAGTACCTGCGCAACATGGGCGCCGTCTACGACGAAGGCGAGCTCTGGAGCTTCTACGCCGAGGGCATCTTCGAGGCGGCGCTCGCCGACACCGAGATCGTCGTGCAGCCGCGGGAGAGCCACACCTGGGGCGCCCTCAGCCTGGACCACGTCTACGAGTTCATGGGCGGGCTGAGCATGGCCGTCCGCCACGTGACCGGCCGGGACGCCGACGCCTACTTCAACGACTTCCGCAACGCGCAGCGGCCGCGGGTGACCGACCTCACCGAGACGGTCTGGACCGAGGCGCGGTCGACGCTGCTGAACCCGGCCTACATCGGCGAGATGCAGGAGGGCGGCGCCTCGTCGGCCGAGCACTTCGCCGAGACGTTCCGCAACACCTACGGGTGGAACGTGATGAAGCCGGCGGCCATCGACGACGCGCTCTGGAACGAGCTGTACGAGGTGTACGTCGACGACCGCTACGACATCGGGATCGAGGACTTCTTCCGCCGCGAGAACCCGTACGCACTGCAGGAGATGACGGCGGTGATGCTTGAGACCGTGCGCAAGGGCTACTGGGAAGCCTCGGCGCGGCAGGTCGAGGTGCTGGCGGAGTTGCACACCCGCCTGGTGGAGGAGTTCGAGGCGGGCTGCAGCGGGTTCGTCTGCGACAACGCGGCCCTGGCGACGTTCATCGCCGAGCAGGCCCCGGCAGACCTCGCGGCGAGCTATCGGAGCGAGCTGCAGCGGGCGCTGACGTCGAGCGTGGAGCTGACCGAGGCGAGCGTGGTCCTGGCGGACCAGGACGCCGAGGCGCGGCCGGCCGATGCGCCGGCGAACCAGCCGCCCGCGCGACGCCTGGCCTACCTGGGCGCAATCATAGTCGCCGGGCTGCTCGCGATCGCGCTGCTCGTCCTGCGGCGCCGGAGCACGACCTGA
- a CDS encoding PQQ-binding-like beta-propeller repeat protein, translating into MRCTPAASALLAAVILASGAGAGDGVRAHAQSPLMPAAPPETAPPLPHASADVSGAYAGDVLYMHAGEQPPASRTAAGAGRAALYALSPADAFWRTVWTGSPVLGSVLVSDGEDLYRVGGAEITGARRARPDLQRWDQADGEWVDLTPMPSGRTDHAAVIVGQRLWVLGGWAPSAVAESPRARLRPPAVPAEDWRDDVLVADLDADPVTWTVVETASLRLHSLAAAVHEDAVWLAGGMTPGGPALDVQRLDLRTRTLAPAPVPPIRGRSRGVGLGMAATGGNLYVSNVNQLFRLDAGGRAWQALTYDIAPERAYHALVGGPGVLHIVGGAAHGRTHAVVDRVEAASLRPSDVLETPRRTAGAAGDRPPLAGARRWPGFRGAAFGHSQARDLPLAWSDDENLAWRHAIGGYGQSSPVVWDGHVFVTAIDGPRRETQIVEAVDARTGELRWRHTLASSQPVEVTNFVAKGAPTPRVDAERVYYLFESGDLGALRHDGEPLWSRSLKADYGEIEGYGLGGSLAGNDESLFVLAAHDGPSYLLAVDAATGETRWKADRPAASAWTTPIVVPWEDGELVVVSIDGTVEAYDAGTGERVWWIDGLSGNRLPSPILAGGRIVVSSSDSRSNLVLPVGHRGRLAEEQVVWRGRSATASMSSPVVNGEAIYFINSRGVIRCLELDSGRSRWATRLASAAWATPIVNGDRVYVFGTDGVASIFAADAAEPLELARNSLTVSERVYGTAAVDGGLLVRTGRELIRIGRGGGTGR; encoded by the coding sequence ATGCGATGCACCCCTGCAGCCTCCGCCCTGTTGGCGGCGGTCATCCTGGCGAGCGGAGCAGGCGCGGGCGACGGCGTGAGGGCGCACGCGCAGTCCCCCTTGATGCCGGCCGCGCCACCCGAGACCGCGCCGCCTCTCCCGCACGCATCAGCGGACGTGTCCGGGGCCTACGCCGGCGACGTGCTCTACATGCATGCAGGAGAGCAACCGCCCGCCTCCCGCACTGCCGCGGGCGCCGGGAGGGCCGCTCTCTACGCGCTCTCCCCGGCCGACGCGTTCTGGAGGACGGTCTGGACCGGCAGCCCGGTACTCGGCTCGGTGCTCGTCAGCGACGGCGAGGACCTCTACCGCGTGGGAGGCGCCGAGATCACGGGCGCCCGTCGGGCCCGCCCCGACCTGCAGCGGTGGGACCAGGCGGATGGGGAGTGGGTCGACCTGACGCCGATGCCGTCGGGCAGGACGGACCACGCGGCGGTGATTGTCGGGCAGCGGCTCTGGGTGCTCGGCGGCTGGGCGCCCTCGGCGGTGGCCGAGAGCCCCCGAGCGCGCCTCCGCCCGCCCGCCGTGCCGGCCGAGGACTGGCGCGACGACGTGCTCGTCGCCGACCTCGACGCGGACCCGGTGACCTGGACGGTGGTCGAGACGGCATCCCTGCGCCTGCATTCCCTTGCCGCGGCCGTCCACGAGGACGCCGTCTGGCTCGCCGGGGGCATGACGCCCGGCGGGCCGGCGCTCGACGTGCAGCGGCTGGACCTGCGGACCCGGACCCTGGCGCCCGCGCCCGTTCCGCCGATTCGCGGCCGCAGCCGGGGCGTCGGCCTGGGCATGGCCGCGACCGGCGGGAACCTGTACGTGAGCAACGTGAACCAGTTGTTCCGTCTCGACGCCGGCGGACGCGCCTGGCAGGCGCTCACCTACGACATCGCGCCGGAACGTGCCTACCACGCCCTGGTCGGCGGACCCGGCGTGCTGCACATCGTGGGGGGAGCCGCGCACGGCCGCACCCACGCGGTGGTCGACCGGGTCGAGGCGGCCTCGCTGCGGCCGAGCGACGTGCTCGAAACGCCGCGGCGGACGGCGGGCGCGGCAGGCGACCGGCCGCCGCTGGCCGGAGCCCGGCGCTGGCCCGGCTTTCGGGGAGCGGCGTTCGGTCACAGCCAGGCCCGCGACCTTCCGCTGGCCTGGTCGGACGACGAGAACCTCGCGTGGCGGCACGCCATCGGCGGCTACGGCCAATCGAGCCCCGTGGTCTGGGACGGGCACGTGTTCGTCACCGCCATCGACGGCCCGCGGCGCGAGACGCAGATCGTCGAGGCCGTCGACGCGCGGACCGGCGAGCTGCGGTGGCGCCACACCCTGGCGTCGAGCCAGCCCGTCGAGGTCACGAACTTCGTGGCCAAGGGCGCGCCGACGCCGCGAGTCGACGCCGAACGTGTCTACTACCTGTTCGAGAGCGGCGACCTCGGCGCGCTGCGCCATGACGGCGAGCCGCTCTGGTCCCGGTCGCTGAAGGCGGACTACGGCGAGATCGAGGGCTACGGCCTCGGCGGCTCGCTCGCCGGCAACGACGAGTCGCTGTTCGTCCTCGCCGCCCACGACGGTCCGTCGTACCTGCTGGCCGTCGATGCAGCCACCGGCGAGACGCGGTGGAAGGCGGATCGTCCCGCCGCGTCGGCCTGGACGACGCCGATCGTCGTGCCCTGGGAGGACGGCGAGCTCGTGGTGGTCAGCATCGACGGCACGGTCGAGGCGTACGACGCGGGGACCGGCGAACGGGTCTGGTGGATCGACGGGCTCTCCGGCAACAGACTCCCGTCGCCGATCCTCGCCGGGGGGCGCATCGTCGTCTCGTCGTCGGACTCCCGGTCCAACCTCGTCCTGCCCGTCGGGCACCGGGGACGGCTCGCGGAGGAACAGGTCGTCTGGCGCGGCCGCAGCGCGACGGCTTCGATGTCGTCGCCGGTCGTGAACGGCGAGGCGATCTACTTCATCAACTCCCGGGGCGTCATCCGCTGCCTCGAGCTGGACTCGGGCCGGTCGCGGTGGGCGACCCGCCTCGCGTCGGCCGCGTGGGCGACGCCGATCGTCAACGGCGACCGCGTCTACGTGTTCGGGACCGACGGCGTGGCCTCGATCTTCGCCGCGGACGCGGCCGAGCCGCTCGAGCTGGCGAGGAACTCGCTGACCGTCTCCGAGCGCGTGTACGGCACGGCCGCCGTCGACGGCGGGCTGCTCGTCAGGACGGGGCGGGAACTGATCCGCATCGGGCGCGGCGGCGGCACCGGGCGCTGA
- a CDS encoding MotA/TolQ/ExbB proton channel family protein, with protein sequence MELLTRTLYLLSTGLLVPVIVLLLILFARSLLLAGRTYGAWLSRLRFRSALRPLLDRLDRDNAESLLRDADLPPEPRWKPAIWRLLDHGRSAAQREKALADFEAGCEEDLAPARTMARLGPMLGLMGTLIPMGPALVGLAAGDIATMAENLQVAFSTTVVGLFVGGIGFAVSQAKQRWHGEALNDLEFVSGLIGERTSTQEE encoded by the coding sequence ATGGAGCTGTTGACCCGCACCCTGTATCTGCTCTCGACCGGCCTGCTGGTCCCGGTCATCGTCCTGCTGCTGATCCTCTTCGCCCGATCGCTGCTGCTCGCCGGACGCACCTACGGCGCCTGGCTGTCGCGGCTTCGGTTCCGATCCGCGTTGCGCCCGCTGCTCGACCGGCTCGATCGCGACAACGCGGAGTCCCTGCTCCGCGACGCCGACCTGCCCCCCGAGCCGCGGTGGAAGCCGGCGATCTGGCGTCTGCTCGACCACGGCCGGTCGGCGGCGCAGCGCGAGAAGGCGCTCGCCGACTTCGAGGCGGGCTGCGAGGAGGACCTCGCGCCGGCGCGGACCATGGCCCGCCTGGGCCCGATGCTCGGCCTGATGGGAACGCTCATCCCGATGGGACCGGCGCTGGTGGGACTGGCCGCCGGCGACATCGCGACGATGGCCGAGAACCTGCAGGTGGCCTTCTCGACCACGGTCGTGGGCCTCTTCGTCGGCGGCATCGGCTTCGCCGTCTCGCAAGCGAAGCAACGCTGGCACGGCGAGGCGCTCAACGACCTGGAGTTCGTGAGCGGGCTCATCGGCGAACGGACATCCACACAAGAAGAGTAG
- a CDS encoding DUF2149 domain-containing protein, with amino-acid sequence MAGRRRRRRLGAAFRDDTDPLGAIANLFDVAMVFAVALMVAMVSRWQLTEFLTQEDFTMVKNPGTAEMEIITQEAGEITRYRAEDVNDAAGRRGRRVGIAYQLDSGEIIYVPEAP; translated from the coding sequence ATGGCAGGCAGGAGACGGCGGCGGCGGCTCGGCGCCGCGTTTCGTGACGACACCGACCCGCTCGGCGCCATCGCGAACCTGTTCGACGTCGCCATGGTCTTCGCCGTGGCGCTCATGGTCGCCATGGTCAGCCGCTGGCAGTTGACGGAGTTCCTCACGCAGGAGGACTTCACGATGGTCAAGAACCCCGGCACCGCAGAGATGGAGATCATCACCCAGGAGGCCGGCGAGATCACCCGCTATCGGGCCGAGGACGTGAACGACGCCGCGGGCCGCCGCGGCCGGCGGGTCGGCATCGCCTACCAACTCGACAGCGGCGAGATCATCTACGTGCCGGAAGCGCCCTGA
- a CDS encoding nucleotidyl transferase AbiEii/AbiGii toxin family protein, which yields MAETPFESLSVRDRREALNVAQQAGGRRAFLLEKDVWIVRMLRVLFGAPFGTDLVFKGGTSLAKAYHAIRRFSEDIDVTYDIRAFAPDLVTGAGTEALPSTRSQEQRWSRAIRSRLTEWVRGEALAAVGEGLGRPGLSGEVSASGERLVLRYEPVLDAYGFVRPEVVVEFGARGTGEPHETCPVACDAARHLPDIVFPTASPSVMMAERTFWEKATAMHVFCRQQRQRGDRLSRHWHDVVRLDETGYAGKALADRSLALSVARHKAAFFREKDSGGRWIDYSAAVSGGMQLVPEGPARDALRQDYERMVSGGMLDDAEPFDVLIDGCADLEARANDV from the coding sequence ATGGCTGAGACCCCGTTCGAGTCGTTGTCGGTTCGAGACAGGCGCGAGGCGCTGAACGTCGCTCAGCAAGCGGGCGGGCGGCGAGCGTTCCTCCTGGAGAAGGACGTCTGGATCGTCCGGATGCTGCGTGTCCTTTTCGGCGCGCCGTTCGGTACCGACCTCGTGTTCAAGGGCGGCACGTCGCTCGCCAAGGCCTACCACGCCATCCGCCGGTTCTCGGAGGACATCGATGTCACATACGACATCCGCGCCTTCGCGCCCGATCTCGTGACCGGCGCCGGCACCGAGGCGTTGCCGTCCACGCGAAGTCAGGAGCAACGCTGGAGCAGGGCGATCCGCTCACGCCTCACCGAGTGGGTCCGGGGCGAGGCGCTAGCGGCGGTCGGCGAGGGCCTCGGCCGGCCGGGCCTCTCCGGCGAAGTCAGCGCCTCTGGCGAACGGCTCGTCCTTCGTTACGAACCGGTGCTCGACGCCTACGGATTCGTTCGGCCCGAAGTTGTCGTCGAGTTCGGGGCGCGTGGAACCGGCGAACCCCACGAGACGTGCCCCGTCGCGTGCGATGCGGCGCGTCATCTTCCCGACATCGTCTTTCCGACGGCCTCGCCGTCGGTCATGATGGCCGAACGTACCTTCTGGGAAAAGGCGACCGCGATGCACGTGTTCTGTCGCCAGCAGCGTCAGCGGGGCGATCGGCTGTCTCGTCATTGGCATGACGTCGTTCGTCTGGACGAGACCGGATATGCGGGCAAGGCGCTCGCCGACCGCTCGCTCGCCCTGTCGGTGGCGCGCCACAAGGCGGCGTTCTTCCGTGAGAAGGATTCCGGCGGCCGATGGATCGACTACAGCGCTGCCGTTTCCGGCGGGATGCAACTGGTTCCCGAGGGACCCGCTCGGGACGCGCTGCGGCAAGATTACGAGCGGATGGTCTCCGGCGGCATGCTCGATGATGCCGAACCGTTTGACGTGCTCATCGACGGCTGCGCCGATCTAGAAGCGAGGGCCAACGACGTGTGA
- a CDS encoding DUF1552 domain-containing protein, with protein sequence MMITRKAIPRRTVLRGAGAALALPLLDGMVPALTALSKTPARRVSRFCAVYVPNGIIMKDWTPAAEGSAFEFTPTLKPLAAHRRQLLVVSGLDNTGASSRTGNPGSHAKPAGAFLTGVEPLQTTSSSSLDLGISMDQILAKTISQDTPLPSLELGLEGADTVNGVGTCGVGFNCAYQNTLAWAGPSTPLPVEPNPRVVFERLFGDIGSTDPAARNARLRRQSSILDSVLDKVRHLHGDLGHRDQRKIDEYVDSVREIERRIQNAEADGRELPLVDSPAGIPVDYDEHARLMFDMQALAFQTDSTRVITFQIGREQSGATYPQIGVSDSHHPISHHGGDPKKIASLQRINAYHVSLLGYFLDKLAATDDGDGSVLDNVAILYGSAISEGNRHDSRNLPLLLAGGAGGRLAGGRHLRYPRRTQRLTNLQLTLLNLLGVPAEKFGDSTGERLGELAGVARATTG encoded by the coding sequence ATGATGATCACCAGGAAGGCCATCCCCCGGCGAACCGTGCTCCGCGGCGCCGGCGCCGCGCTCGCGCTGCCGCTGCTCGACGGCATGGTGCCGGCGCTGACCGCGCTGTCGAAGACCCCGGCCCGGCGGGTTTCCCGTTTCTGCGCGGTGTACGTGCCGAACGGGATCATCATGAAGGACTGGACGCCGGCCGCCGAAGGGAGCGCCTTCGAGTTCACGCCGACGTTGAAGCCGCTCGCGGCCCATCGCCGGCAACTGCTGGTGGTGAGCGGGCTCGACAACACCGGGGCCAGCTCGCGGACCGGGAACCCCGGGTCGCACGCCAAGCCGGCCGGCGCCTTCCTGACCGGGGTCGAGCCGCTCCAGACGACGAGCAGCTCGAGCCTGGACCTGGGCATCTCCATGGATCAGATCCTGGCGAAGACGATCAGCCAGGACACGCCGCTGCCGTCGCTGGAGTTGGGCCTGGAGGGCGCCGACACCGTCAACGGCGTCGGGACGTGCGGCGTCGGCTTCAATTGCGCCTACCAGAACACCCTGGCATGGGCCGGCCCGTCGACGCCGCTGCCGGTGGAGCCGAACCCGCGCGTGGTTTTCGAGCGTCTGTTCGGCGACATCGGCAGCACGGATCCGGCCGCGCGGAACGCCCGCCTGCGCCGGCAGAGCAGCATCCTCGACTCCGTGCTCGACAAGGTCCGCCACCTGCACGGCGACCTCGGGCATCGCGACCAGCGGAAGATCGACGAGTACGTCGACTCGGTCCGCGAGATCGAGCGGCGCATCCAGAACGCCGAGGCGGACGGCCGCGAGCTGCCGCTGGTCGACTCGCCGGCCGGCATCCCGGTGGACTACGACGAGCACGCGCGGCTGATGTTCGACATGCAGGCGCTTGCGTTCCAGACCGATTCGACGCGCGTCATCACGTTCCAGATCGGCCGCGAGCAGAGCGGTGCGACGTACCCGCAGATCGGCGTCTCGGACTCGCACCACCCGATCTCGCACCACGGCGGCGACCCGAAGAAGATCGCCTCCCTGCAGCGCATCAACGCCTACCACGTCTCGCTGCTCGGCTACTTCCTCGACAAGCTGGCGGCGACCGACGACGGCGACGGTTCGGTCCTCGACAACGTCGCCATCCTGTACGGCAGCGCCATCAGCGAGGGCAACCGGCACGATTCCCGGAACCTCCCGCTGCTGCTGGCCGGCGGGGCGGGCGGACGCCTCGCCGGCGGGCGCCATCTCCGGTATCCGCGCCGCACCCAGCGGCTGACGAACCTGCAGTTGACGCTGCTCAACCTGCTGGGGGTGCCGGCGGAGAAGTTCGGCGACAGCACCGGCGAGCGGCTCGGCGAGCTTGCCGGCGTCGCACGGGCGACCACGGGCTAG